A genomic region of Vitis vinifera cultivar Pinot Noir 40024 chromosome 7, ASM3070453v1 contains the following coding sequences:
- the LOC100853188 gene encoding ankyrin repeat-containing protein YAR1-like — protein MASTDVADAEAGARASSRVADAKKKERIKRDLTEGITGSWESVVKIYEEHPEAHTMKISKLENTALHIAVESRRGDTVEQLVEQITKSTTEKPEDVLSKENERGNTPLHWAASLGNIEMCKCITGEYKQLLRKRNKESETPLFLAVRHGKKDAFLWLYKEFEDDTKAHECCGIEGGGTVLYCAIEGGYMDLAFQIIQMDENPNLKAKHLMDYLDNEKSTLHLLDEKPTAFRSGIHLGLFKKIIYNCIFVEELIPETSLESPQHPKNYQTCINFFQKPWQMIKLLGGVGTPPPMTSGAHLYPDRP, from the exons ATGGCATCTACAGATGTTGCGGATGCAGAAGCAGGGGCTAGGGCTTCTTCACGTGTTGCGGATgcaaaaaaaaaggagaggatTAAGAGAGACTTGACTGAAGGCATCACCGGAAGTTGGGAAAGTGTAGTAAAGATATACGAGGAGCATCCAGAAGCTCACACGATGAAGATCAGTAAATTAGAGAACACTGCATTGCATATAGCGGTGGAAAGCCGGCGAGGAGACACAGTTGAACAGCTAGTCGAACAGATTACTAAGAGTACTACGGAAAAGCCTGAGGATGTTCTctctaaagaaaatgaaagagggAATACTCCCCTCCATTGGGCAGCTTCATTGGGAAACATTGAGATGTGCAAATGCATCACCGGTGAGTATAAACAACTGTTGCGTAAACGCAACAAGGAGTCTGAAACGCCTCTTTTCTTGGCAGTTCGCCATGGTAAGAAAGACGCTTTCCTTTGGCTCTATAAAGAGTTCGAGGACGACACAAAAGCGCATGAGTGCTGTGGAATCGAGGGTGGAGGCACTGTTCTGTACTGCGCCATTGAAGGAGGATATATGG ATCTCGCATTTCAAATCATTCAAATGGATGAAAATCCGAATCTCAAGGCCAAGCATCTCATGGACTACTTAGACAATGAAAAGTCTACACTACATCTCCTAGATGAGAAACCTACTGCATTTAGAAGCGGGATTCATCTCGGCTTGTTcaagaaaatcatttataatt GTATATTTGTTGAAGAACTCATCCCAGAGACTTCACTCGAGAGCCCCCAACATCCAAAGAACTATCAAACCTGTATCAACTTCTTTCAAAAGCCATGGCAGATGATTAAACTACTAGgtggtgtagggacccctcccccgaTGACAAGTGGCGCACACCTCTACCCAGATCGACCCTAg